One genomic window of Candidatus Pseudobacter hemicellulosilyticus includes the following:
- a CDS encoding trypsin-like peptidase domain-containing protein, giving the protein MPTQQVIEKFQPSIIQIATQTGTGTGFYLKEFDLIVTNDHVVDENAEVTITGKTFEKVLSRVWYTDRKHDLAFLQAPSGVELPELPLGRYESLKDGDEVIAIGHPYGLNYTATQGVISKVDRIRDGLKFIQIDAAINPGNSGGPLVNQSGEVIGVNSFIIRGGDNLGFALPVSYLHTALQLYSPHKGTPSTRCHSCDFLVLPENIEATKYCPSCGTEVKLPEMPEKEAEVVGVAKTIEDILRSLGKDIKLARSGANRWEVREGSARIKITYNPENYFIAGDAYLCQLPPDPSKIKPLYLFLLQENYRVNGLVLSCANQNIILSCVIYDLDIHKDTGAQVFNTLFKNADHYDDLLKAEYGCVDRLEDV; this is encoded by the coding sequence ATGCCAACACAACAGGTAATAGAAAAGTTTCAGCCGTCCATTATCCAGATAGCCACCCAAACCGGCACTGGCACCGGGTTTTACCTGAAAGAGTTTGACCTTATTGTCACCAATGATCATGTAGTGGATGAAAATGCAGAAGTGACCATTACGGGCAAGACCTTTGAAAAAGTTTTATCCCGCGTCTGGTATACCGACCGGAAGCATGACCTGGCTTTTCTTCAGGCCCCTTCCGGCGTTGAACTGCCTGAGCTGCCGCTGGGCCGCTATGAATCCCTGAAGGACGGTGATGAAGTGATTGCCATTGGACACCCCTACGGACTCAACTATACAGCTACCCAGGGCGTGATCTCCAAAGTGGACCGGATCAGGGATGGGCTGAAATTTATCCAGATAGATGCGGCCATCAACCCTGGCAACAGCGGCGGTCCCCTGGTCAATCAATCCGGTGAAGTGATTGGCGTCAATTCGTTCATCATCCGTGGCGGCGATAACCTGGGCTTTGCCCTGCCGGTGAGCTACCTGCACACCGCCCTGCAATTGTACTCGCCCCATAAAGGCACGCCCTCTACCCGTTGCCATAGCTGCGATTTCCTGGTGCTTCCTGAAAATATAGAAGCCACCAAGTACTGCCCCTCCTGCGGTACCGAGGTCAAGCTGCCCGAGATGCCGGAGAAAGAAGCAGAAGTGGTGGGTGTGGCCAAGACCATTGAAGACATTCTCCGCAGCCTGGGAAAGGATATCAAACTGGCCAGGTCCGGCGCCAACCGCTGGGAAGTGCGGGAAGGCAGCGCCCGGATCAAGATCACGTATAATCCCGAGAACTATTTTATAGCCGGCGACGCCTATCTCTGCCAGCTGCCGCCGGATCCCAGCAAGATCAAACCCCTGTACCTGTTCCTCCTGCAGGAGAACTACCGGGTGAATGGCCTGGTGCTGAGCTGCGCCAACCAGAACATTATTCTCTCCTGTGTGATCTATGACCTGGACATCCATAAAGATACCGGTGCGCAGGTCTTTAATACCCTGTTCAAAAATGCCGATCATTACGACGACCTGCTGAAAGCAGAATACGGCTGCGTGGACAGGCTGGAAGATGTTTAA